A genome region from Natranaeroarchaeum sulfidigenes includes the following:
- the sufD gene encoding Fe-S cluster assembly protein SufD, whose product MSTQVHATIDESTVRQISDELDEPDWLLETRLDALAALDDLPMPSVIQTPGRKWTNLEDLDYESLVDPLNAAETKDQVGPDEVDVLSWSEALAEHEELLEERFGSIVDPQENYLTALSTALFSTGTVVYVPEGVDAEDVKIRTEMNSRSLFNYTLVVAEESSSVTILERQSTGEHVEGERYYSGIVEIDAAENAQVQYGSLQNLSEETYNFTLKRGDAGTYSKINWIEGNIGSRLTKTEVSTELNGDSSESQIVGAFFGHNDQHFDLDVKVWHRGEHTTADLVTRGVIDDVARTVYEGVQDVGRDAWDTSSYQRENTLMLSDESEADASPKLIINNHDTEASHSATVGQVDAEELLYMTSRGIDEQQATDMLVEGFFVPVLEEVAVDELREDLKANVKQRLRD is encoded by the coding sequence ATGTCCACGCAGGTACACGCCACAATCGACGAAAGCACCGTTCGCCAGATCTCCGACGAACTCGACGAGCCCGACTGGCTCCTCGAGACGCGTCTCGACGCCCTTGCGGCGCTCGATGACCTCCCGATGCCGTCGGTCATCCAGACGCCCGGCCGCAAGTGGACGAACCTCGAGGACCTCGACTACGAGAGTCTCGTCGATCCGCTGAACGCCGCCGAAACGAAAGATCAGGTCGGCCCCGACGAGGTCGACGTTCTCTCGTGGAGCGAGGCGCTTGCCGAACACGAGGAACTCCTCGAAGAGCGCTTTGGCTCGATCGTCGACCCGCAGGAGAACTACCTCACCGCGCTCTCGACTGCTCTCTTCAGCACCGGAACAGTCGTCTACGTGCCCGAGGGCGTCGACGCAGAGGACGTGAAAATCCGGACCGAGATGAACAGCCGTTCGCTGTTCAACTACACGCTGGTCGTCGCCGAGGAATCCTCCTCGGTGACGATTCTGGAGCGACAATCCACTGGCGAGCACGTTGAGGGAGAGCGCTACTACAGCGGGATCGTCGAGATCGACGCTGCCGAGAACGCACAGGTTCAGTACGGCTCCCTCCAGAACCTCTCGGAGGAGACGTACAACTTCACGCTCAAGCGCGGCGACGCTGGCACGTACAGCAAGATCAACTGGATCGAGGGCAATATCGGCTCACGCCTGACGAAGACCGAGGTCTCGACCGAACTCAACGGCGACTCCTCTGAGTCCCAGATCGTCGGTGCCTTCTTCGGGCACAACGACCAGCACTTCGATCTCGACGTCAAGGTCTGGCACCGTGGCGAGCACACGACCGCCGACCTCGTGACCCGCGGCGTCATCGACGATGTCGCCCGGACGGTCTACGAGGGCGTCCAGGACGTGGGCCGCGACGCGTGGGACACCAGCTCCTACCAGCGCGAGAACACGCTGATGCTCAGCGACGAGAGCGAGGCCGACGCCTCCCCGAAGCTGATCATCAACAACCACGACACCGAAGCGAGCCACTCCGCGACGGTCGGACAGGTCGACGCCGAAGAGCTCCTGTACATGACCTCCCGGGGCATCGACGAGCAGCAGGCTACAGACATGCTCGTGGAAGGCTTCTTCGTCCCCGTTCTCGAAGAGGTTGCTGTCGACGAACTCCGCGAGGACCTCAAAGCGAACGTCAAACAGCGGCTGCGGGACTGA
- a CDS encoding extracellular solute-binding protein — translation MQSTDPRAPRRTSRRDVLATTGALFTSASVAGCLGGGSSHVRVLSAGSLARTFEDHIGPAFADQTGIDVHGEYYGANAVMRMVEDRTKHPDVIVSADATLLRDRLYDEVTDWDVEFASNSVGIGYNEQTAFGTRLEDGVPWYEAALDTEPGDLSIGDPNLDPLGYRAVQAFELAGRRYDLEEFRDRMLELTYREPEEPQMMAGVESGSRAGSVVYRNMAVDHDMPFHEFPEEYNFADPELADHYATVEFTTDEEGYTAEGRPILYNVTVHDEADAPEAGHELVEFLADTPDLLEHAGLTVGDALPRPAGAIPEVLEL, via the coding sequence ATGCAGTCTACAGACCCACGCGCGCCGCGACGAACGAGCCGTCGCGACGTCCTCGCCACGACTGGCGCACTCTTTACCTCGGCGTCGGTGGCAGGCTGTCTGGGCGGCGGTTCAAGCCACGTTAGGGTGCTCTCCGCGGGGAGCCTCGCCCGGACGTTCGAGGATCACATCGGACCGGCGTTCGCCGACCAGACGGGCATTGACGTTCACGGCGAGTACTACGGGGCAAACGCAGTAATGCGGATGGTCGAAGATCGGACGAAACATCCGGATGTAATCGTAAGCGCTGACGCAACACTGTTACGCGATCGGCTCTACGACGAGGTCACGGACTGGGACGTCGAGTTCGCATCCAACAGCGTCGGGATCGGGTACAACGAACAGACCGCCTTCGGGACCCGACTCGAAGACGGTGTGCCGTGGTACGAGGCGGCCCTCGATACCGAGCCAGGGGACCTTTCGATCGGCGATCCGAATCTCGATCCGCTGGGATACCGGGCCGTACAGGCGTTCGAGCTGGCGGGGCGCAGGTACGATCTGGAGGAGTTTCGGGATCGAATGCTGGAACTGACCTATCGGGAGCCGGAGGAGCCCCAGATGATGGCTGGGGTCGAAAGCGGGTCGCGCGCCGGATCAGTCGTGTATCGGAATATGGCGGTCGATCACGACATGCCGTTTCACGAGTTCCCGGAGGAGTACAACTTCGCAGATCCCGAGCTTGCAGACCACTACGCAACAGTCGAGTTCACGACCGACGAGGAGGGATACACGGCTGAAGGGCGTCCGATCCTCTACAATGTGACGGTCCACGATGAGGCTGATGCCCCCGAAGCCGGACACGAGCTCGTCGAATTCCTCGCCGATACCCCCGACCTGCTGGAGCATGCCGGGCTAACTGTCGGCGATGCGCTCCCACGACCGGCTGGAGCAATCCCGGAGGTGCTGGAGCTGTGA
- a CDS encoding ABC transporter ATP-binding protein, with translation MATLQLNNLHAKVAEEDGEKILDGVDLEVKSGEIHALMGPNGSGKSTTAKVIAGHPAYEVTEGEVLLHLEEGEFGDEIEIDEDDRTWNLLELEPNERAALGIFLGFQYPAEIEGVTMTNFLRTALNAKIEEREELFEEDDEEEAESEDEGYETSPMEGPADDGDIGVSEFQEILREKMEQLEMDEKFAHRYLNAGFSGGEKKQNEVLQAAILEPSIAVLDEIDSGLDIDRLQDVANGINALRDEQGTGILQITHYQRILDYVEPDHVHVMLDGQIAQSGDAELAEKLEDEGYDWVREQVYETA, from the coding sequence ATGGCTACGCTTCAACTCAACAATCTGCACGCGAAAGTGGCGGAAGAAGACGGCGAGAAGATCCTCGACGGCGTCGACCTCGAAGTCAAATCCGGAGAGATCCACGCCCTGATGGGCCCCAACGGTAGCGGGAAGTCCACTACGGCGAAGGTAATCGCTGGACACCCCGCCTACGAGGTAACGGAGGGCGAAGTGCTGCTCCACCTCGAGGAGGGCGAGTTCGGTGACGAGATCGAGATCGACGAGGACGACCGGACGTGGAACCTCCTCGAACTCGAACCAAACGAGCGCGCCGCGCTCGGTATCTTCCTCGGCTTCCAGTATCCGGCCGAGATCGAGGGCGTCACGATGACGAACTTCCTCCGAACGGCGCTCAATGCCAAGATCGAGGAGCGCGAGGAGCTCTTCGAGGAAGACGACGAAGAAGAGGCCGAAAGCGAGGACGAGGGCTACGAAACCTCACCGATGGAGGGCCCTGCCGACGACGGTGACATTGGCGTCTCTGAGTTCCAGGAGATCCTCCGCGAGAAGATGGAACAGCTAGAGATGGACGAGAAATTCGCCCACCGATACCTCAATGCTGGCTTCTCCGGCGGCGAAAAGAAGCAAAACGAGGTCCTTCAGGCTGCGATCCTCGAACCCTCGATCGCCGTCCTCGACGAGATCGACTCCGGACTTGATATCGATCGCCTGCAGGATGTCGCGAACGGGATCAACGCCCTGCGCGACGAACAGGGAACCGGTATCCTCCAGATCACCCACTACCAGCGGATCCTCGACTACGTCGAGCCCGACCACGTACACGTTATGCTGGACGGTCAGATCGCCCAGAGCGGCGACGCCGAGTTGGCCGAGAAGCTCGAGGACGAAGGGTACGACTGGGTACGTGAGCAGGTCTACGAGACCGCGTAA
- a CDS encoding DUF7521 family protein, whose translation MDRISAIIVGAHTVISVFGGAITVFAYRAYTRTRSKQLKALAVAFGVCTVGTLVSLGGHQLGLLALLEAVALQSLAIAAGFVLLAYSLQTGYSATSPTGHSTR comes from the coding sequence ATGGATAGGATCTCGGCTATCATCGTCGGTGCACATACAGTCATCTCCGTCTTCGGAGGCGCAATTACCGTCTTTGCCTATCGGGCCTACACCAGAACGAGATCGAAACAGCTCAAAGCGCTGGCGGTTGCGTTCGGTGTGTGTACCGTCGGGACACTGGTCAGTCTTGGCGGACACCAGCTTGGACTGCTGGCGCTGCTGGAGGCCGTTGCGCTACAGAGTCTCGCTATCGCTGCCGGATTCGTACTGCTGGCGTACTCGTTACAGACGGGCTATTCAGCGACTTCTCCGACTGGTCACTCCACCAGGTGA
- a CDS encoding helix-turn-helix domain-containing protein: MTQTKLTVTLPDGTWIKDISSAVPDARFRVLAAMPGDRKGFGLVRVSGGGLGEVLERMSNHDALTSVELLQGSESQVLVQFETTRPLLLFSAQESGVPIELPIDIKDGVATIEVTASPDRLSILSNQLDAFGLEFEVESVKPRVDREQLLTSRQQELIQEATSRGYYDTPRECSMTELAEGVGIAKSTCSETLHRAEGKIIKEFVSELDDQPTAEPSGRTAQDS, from the coding sequence ATGACACAGACAAAACTAACGGTCACGCTACCGGACGGGACGTGGATCAAGGATATCTCCTCGGCCGTCCCCGATGCCCGCTTTCGTGTTCTCGCAGCGATGCCCGGCGACCGGAAGGGGTTCGGTCTCGTTCGCGTCTCCGGTGGGGGTCTCGGAGAGGTGCTCGAACGGATGAGTAACCACGATGCACTGACCTCGGTCGAACTGTTGCAAGGCTCGGAAAGCCAGGTGCTCGTTCAGTTCGAGACAACGAGACCGTTGCTCCTGTTTTCGGCTCAGGAATCGGGCGTACCGATAGAGCTGCCGATCGATATCAAGGACGGTGTCGCGACCATCGAGGTGACAGCCTCACCGGACCGTCTTTCCATACTCAGCAACCAACTCGACGCGTTTGGACTGGAGTTCGAGGTCGAATCCGTCAAGCCACGCGTCGACAGGGAACAGTTGCTCACCAGCCGGCAACAGGAGCTGATACAGGAGGCAACGTCACGGGGCTACTACGACACGCCCCGCGAGTGTTCGATGACGGAGCTCGCCGAGGGGGTCGGTATCGCAAAATCGACGTGCAGCGAGACGCTACACCGTGCAGAGGGGAAGATTATCAAAGAGTTCGTCTCGGAGCTGGACGACCAGCCCACAGCGGAGCCTTCAGGTCGTACGGCCCAAGACTCTTGA
- a CDS encoding TIGR04347 family pseudo-SAM/SPASM protein: MISISKLLCDLDAEGDGLRYDAAEESDKPQITEEKQRRPVVVWNTTKQCNLYCSHCYAGAESAAAAGELTTEEGKDLLDDLAEYGAPVVLFSGGEPMVREDLTELVSYADDQGIRPVLSTNGTLLNRERARELRDAGLKYAGISVDGLPERNDRFRGQEGAFEAALNGIHACQDVGLKTGLRYTITEMNAPDLEGVVDLLSDEGVDRFCFYHLDYGGRGAEISDVDLTPEKRREAVRRLCDMTREYHDRGEEIETLLVGNYADAGFLVEYAREELGEAQADRIYRYLRRNGGDPAGERIADVDYQGNVHLTQFWQGYSLGNVRDRPFGAIWEDESNPLLARLRERTDHLKGRCSNCQYQEICRGGSRLRALAIHDDPFAPDPQCYLTSEERASSSAAPPAPSD, from the coding sequence ATGATCTCGATCAGCAAACTCCTCTGTGATCTCGATGCCGAGGGCGACGGGCTGCGGTACGACGCTGCCGAGGAGTCCGACAAACCCCAGATTACCGAAGAGAAACAGCGACGTCCGGTCGTCGTCTGGAACACGACCAAACAGTGCAATCTGTACTGCTCGCACTGTTATGCTGGTGCGGAGTCGGCCGCCGCCGCCGGCGAGTTGACGACCGAGGAGGGAAAGGATCTGCTCGACGATCTCGCGGAGTACGGCGCACCGGTAGTTCTGTTTTCCGGCGGGGAGCCGATGGTACGTGAGGATCTGACCGAACTCGTCTCCTATGCGGACGATCAGGGGATCCGTCCGGTCCTCTCGACGAACGGAACGCTACTCAATCGGGAGCGAGCACGCGAGTTGCGCGACGCCGGGTTGAAGTACGCCGGGATTTCCGTCGATGGACTCCCGGAACGCAACGACCGGTTCCGCGGGCAGGAAGGCGCGTTCGAGGCAGCGCTCAACGGAATCCATGCCTGTCAGGACGTCGGCCTGAAGACCGGATTACGCTACACGATCACCGAGATGAACGCGCCGGATCTCGAAGGTGTCGTCGACCTGCTCAGCGACGAGGGCGTCGACCGGTTCTGTTTCTATCACCTCGATTACGGTGGACGCGGTGCGGAGATCAGTGACGTCGATCTCACGCCCGAGAAGCGACGTGAGGCAGTTCGACGGCTCTGTGACATGACTCGCGAGTATCACGATCGGGGCGAGGAGATCGAAACGCTGCTCGTCGGCAACTACGCCGATGCTGGATTTCTCGTCGAGTACGCCCGCGAGGAACTGGGAGAGGCTCAGGCCGACCGCATCTACCGATACCTGCGGCGCAACGGCGGTGATCCGGCTGGCGAGCGCATCGCCGATGTCGACTATCAGGGGAACGTTCACCTCACGCAGTTCTGGCAGGGCTACAGTCTCGGTAACGTCCGCGACCGGCCGTTCGGCGCGATCTGGGAGGACGAGTCAAATCCCCTCCTCGCCCGACTGCGCGAGCGCACTGACCACCTGAAGGGCCGTTGTTCGAACTGTCAGTATCAGGAGATCTGTCGTGGTGGGTCCAGACTGCGCGCACTGGCGATCCACGACGACCCATTCGCGCCCGATCCCCAGTGTTATCTGACGTCGGAGGAGAGAGCGTCCTCCTCGGCGGCCCCTCCAGCGCCCTCGGATTGA
- the sufB gene encoding Fe-S cluster assembly protein SufB: MSSDQDHLKETNTEDRFAFKNEHKAAVTAEKGLNEETIRLMSEDKDEPDWMLERRLRALEVFQEMPMPTDWPAMPDLSEVDINKIVPYIRPDVELREGTDDWENLPDEIKDTFDKLGIPEAEKEALSGVGAQYESEVVYQNMKEQWEEKGVIFMNMDRAVQEHPEIVKEYFMTSCVPPSDNKFAALHGAVWSGGSFVYVPEDVQVEMPVQAYFRMNSEGMGQFEHTLIVAEPGSEVHYIEGCSAPKYSHFNLHSGGVEVFVKEDAHVQYSTVQNWSRSTYNLNTKRAIVEKNGTMEWISGSMGSKATMLYPSSILKGRGATDNHITIAFAGEGQDIDTGAKVYHNAPNTKSTIESKSIAKDGGRTNYRGLVQIADGAENSSTAVECDALMFDNESTSDTMPYMEIEESKVNVAHEATVGKIGDEDIFYLQSRGLDDDDAKQMIVSGFIEPITEELPIEYAVELNRLIELEMEGSLG, encoded by the coding sequence ATGAGCTCAGATCAAGACCACCTCAAAGAAACCAACACTGAAGACCGCTTTGCGTTCAAGAACGAACACAAAGCAGCAGTCACCGCGGAGAAAGGCCTGAACGAAGAGACGATCAGGCTGATGTCCGAGGACAAGGACGAACCCGACTGGATGCTTGAGCGGCGCCTTCGCGCGCTCGAGGTATTCCAGGAGATGCCGATGCCAACTGACTGGCCCGCGATGCCCGACCTCTCGGAGGTCGACATCAACAAGATCGTCCCCTACATCCGTCCCGACGTCGAACTCCGTGAAGGAACCGACGACTGGGAGAACCTACCGGACGAAATCAAAGACACCTTCGACAAACTCGGCATCCCGGAAGCCGAAAAAGAGGCGCTCTCGGGCGTCGGCGCACAGTACGAGTCCGAGGTCGTCTACCAGAATATGAAAGAACAGTGGGAGGAAAAGGGTGTCATCTTCATGAACATGGACCGCGCGGTCCAGGAGCACCCCGAAATCGTCAAGGAATACTTCATGACCTCCTGTGTCCCCCCGAGCGACAACAAGTTCGCCGCGCTGCACGGCGCAGTCTGGTCCGGCGGTTCGTTCGTCTACGTCCCCGAGGACGTGCAGGTCGAGATGCCGGTGCAGGCGTACTTCCGCATGAACAGCGAAGGGATGGGCCAGTTCGAGCACACGCTCATCGTGGCCGAACCCGGCAGCGAGGTCCACTACATCGAGGGCTGTTCGGCACCGAAGTACTCCCACTTCAACCTCCACTCCGGCGGCGTCGAAGTGTTCGTCAAGGAGGACGCTCACGTTCAGTACTCGACGGTCCAGAACTGGTCGCGAAGCACGTACAACCTCAACACCAAGCGCGCCATCGTCGAGAAGAACGGGACCATGGAGTGGATCTCCGGATCGATGGGCTCGAAGGCCACGATGCTGTATCCGTCTTCGATCCTCAAGGGCCGTGGCGCGACCGATAACCACATCACTATCGCCTTCGCGGGCGAGGGTCAGGACATCGACACTGGCGCGAAGGTCTACCACAACGCGCCGAACACGAAATCGACCATCGAGTCGAAGTCCATCGCGAAAGACGGCGGCCGCACCAACTACCGCGGACTCGTCCAGATCGCCGACGGCGCCGAGAACTCCTCGACTGCCGTCGAGTGTGACGCGCTGATGTTCGACAACGAGTCGACCAGCGACACGATGCCGTACATGGAGATCGAGGAGTCGAAGGTCAACGTCGCCCACGAGGCAACCGTCGGAAAGATCGGTGACGAGGATATCTTCTATCTCCAGTCGCGCGGTCTCGACGACGACGACGCCAAACAGATGATCGTCTCGGGCTTCATCGAGCCGATCACGGAGGAACTGCCGATCGAGTATGCAGTCGAGCTCAACCGACTCATCGAGCTCGAGATGGAGGGTTCGCTCGGATAA
- a CDS encoding helix-turn-helix domain-containing protein, translating to MSRPGSTRQEFTDAASGRVLQVELSVHRDGSLLCPINDIEGTIEDMRINAIDGCCHCDIRVTDEQGCTAIVQASGTIESDCFCSTFQRHSCVPQICSIDDDLVVARTYVDGRETVSELIRSLGEIADSVSLHRLTVAGEDGRDTVTFDLSKLTSKQREALELAVSRGYYDTDRSVDLATMADELDISKSALSQRLRVAQSKLVEDLFSE from the coding sequence ATGTCACGACCTGGCTCCACCCGACAGGAGTTTACTGACGCCGCTTCCGGGCGGGTGTTACAGGTGGAGCTTTCCGTACATCGAGATGGTTCCTTGCTCTGTCCGATCAACGACATCGAAGGGACGATCGAAGACATGCGAATCAACGCCATCGACGGGTGTTGTCACTGCGACATCCGAGTGACCGACGAGCAGGGCTGTACGGCGATCGTTCAGGCGTCGGGGACGATCGAATCCGACTGCTTTTGTAGCACCTTTCAGCGTCACAGCTGTGTCCCGCAGATCTGTAGTATCGATGACGACCTTGTAGTCGCTCGCACGTACGTCGACGGGCGAGAGACAGTAAGCGAACTCATCAGATCGCTCGGTGAGATCGCGGACAGCGTCTCGTTACACCGCTTGACGGTTGCTGGTGAGGACGGACGTGACACCGTCACATTCGACCTCTCGAAGCTAACGAGCAAGCAACGGGAAGCACTCGAACTCGCCGTTTCGCGCGGATATTACGACACGGATCGGAGCGTCGATCTCGCGACGATGGCTGACGAGTTGGATATCTCGAAATCCGCGCTGTCACAGCGGCTCCGTGTCGCCCAGTCGAAGCTCGTCGAGGATCTATTCTCGGAGTGA
- a CDS encoding ABC transporter permease, whose product MTLANTTGSRWSDHFSGLLVPGLLGGLLVVYFAVPFLAFLVRTGSVDVLAGLSTPEARTAIRNSLLTAPVATLIATVFGVPLAYVLARRSFPGKRLVEALVILPLIVPPVVGGAMLLTAVGRFTPIGAAATAAGVPLTDSLIGVVLAQTFVAAPFVVITARSGFAAVDERLEQSSRSLGHGPLATFWNVSLPLARGAIVAGIVLTFARAIGEFGATMMVAYNPRTMPTRIWVEFIAGGIDAILPVALALFGITLAVLAAVQYVGRVPTVIDR is encoded by the coding sequence GTGACGCTTGCGAACACCACCGGTTCCCGCTGGAGCGACCATTTCTCTGGACTGCTCGTTCCCGGTCTGCTCGGCGGACTCCTCGTCGTCTACTTCGCAGTCCCGTTTCTCGCCTTTCTCGTTCGTACCGGGTCAGTCGACGTCCTCGCCGGACTCTCGACTCCGGAGGCTCGGACGGCGATCCGAAACTCGCTGCTCACCGCGCCTGTTGCCACGCTGATCGCGACTGTGTTTGGCGTCCCGCTCGCGTACGTCCTCGCGCGACGATCGTTCCCCGGAAAACGTCTGGTCGAGGCGCTCGTGATACTCCCGCTGATCGTTCCACCAGTTGTCGGTGGAGCAATGCTCCTGACAGCTGTTGGACGGTTCACGCCGATCGGTGCCGCCGCAACGGCGGCCGGTGTCCCCCTGACTGATAGCCTCATCGGGGTCGTGCTGGCACAGACGTTCGTCGCCGCTCCCTTCGTCGTTATCACCGCCCGCTCGGGCTTTGCCGCAGTCGACGAACGCCTCGAACAGTCCTCTCGGTCGCTCGGCCACGGTCCGCTTGCGACGTTCTGGAACGTCTCCTTGCCGCTCGCTCGGGGCGCAATCGTCGCCGGTATCGTCCTGACCTTCGCACGTGCAATCGGCGAGTTCGGCGCGACGATGATGGTGGCGTACAACCCACGGACGATGCCGACACGGATCTGGGTCGAGTTCATCGCCGGCGGGATCGATGCAATTCTTCCGGTTGCCCTTGCGCTCTTTGGGATCACGCTTGCCGTCCTCGCCGCGGTACAGTACGTGGGCCGCGTCCCCACGGTGATCGACCGATGA
- a CDS encoding O-acetylhomoserine aminocarboxypropyltransferase/cysteine synthase family protein, with amino-acid sequence MSDNDYGFFTDSVHAGQAPDKSTGARAPPIYQTTSYVFDDAEHAASLFALEEPGNIYSRIMNPTNGMLEGRLAALEGGIAAIATSSGMAALDLATFTLASAGDNIVTSSSLYGGTYTYFTHTAPRRNVEARFVDTLDYDAYEEAIDEDTAYVHLETIGNPALVTPDIERIAEIAHDNGAPLFVDNTFATPYLCNPIEHGADLIWESTTKWIHGSGSTIGGILIDAGTFDWDAESYPEIAAENPAYHGMNFKETFGDAAFAYTARARALRDLGNQQAPFDAWVTLQKLETLPLRVQRHCDNAMAVAEYLDGHDAVAWVNYPGLEHHETHEEATEYLDGGYGGMITFGLEDGKEAGRTLVESTELASLLANVGDAKTLIIHPASTTHQQLTEEEQLASGTTPDLVRISVGLEDVEDIIADLDQAIEQATS; translated from the coding sequence ATGTCCGATAACGACTACGGCTTCTTTACTGACAGCGTACACGCGGGACAGGCCCCCGACAAGTCGACAGGTGCGAGAGCGCCGCCGATCTACCAGACGACATCCTACGTCTTCGACGATGCCGAACACGCCGCATCGCTGTTCGCGCTCGAAGAGCCCGGCAACATCTACAGCCGGATCATGAACCCGACCAACGGGATGCTGGAAGGCCGGCTCGCCGCGCTAGAAGGTGGAATTGCTGCGATCGCGACTTCCAGTGGAATGGCAGCGCTCGATCTGGCGACGTTCACGCTCGCATCGGCGGGAGACAATATCGTGACCTCCTCCTCGTTGTACGGCGGGACCTACACTTACTTTACCCACACCGCGCCGCGCCGAAACGTCGAAGCACGGTTCGTGGATACGCTGGATTACGACGCCTACGAGGAGGCGATCGACGAGGACACCGCCTACGTCCATCTGGAGACGATCGGCAACCCCGCGCTCGTAACGCCGGACATCGAGCGGATCGCGGAGATAGCTCATGACAATGGTGCGCCGTTGTTCGTCGACAACACCTTCGCAACGCCGTATCTCTGCAATCCGATCGAACACGGTGCAGACCTGATCTGGGAGTCGACGACCAAGTGGATCCACGGTTCTGGTTCAACGATCGGCGGGATACTGATCGACGCCGGAACGTTCGACTGGGACGCGGAGAGCTACCCCGAGATCGCTGCGGAGAACCCGGCCTACCACGGGATGAACTTCAAGGAGACGTTCGGCGACGCCGCATTCGCATACACCGCCCGCGCACGAGCGCTCCGGGACCTCGGTAACCAGCAGGCCCCCTTCGACGCATGGGTTACCCTGCAGAAACTGGAGACGCTCCCACTCCGAGTCCAGCGTCACTGTGACAACGCGATGGCCGTCGCGGAGTATCTCGACGGCCACGATGCGGTCGCGTGGGTGAACTATCCGGGCCTCGAACACCACGAGACCCACGAGGAGGCGACGGAGTACCTCGACGGCGGGTACGGCGGGATGATCACCTTCGGACTGGAAGACGGAAAAGAGGCAGGGCGGACGCTCGTCGAATCCACGGAACTTGCCAGTTTGCTTGCGAATGTCGGCGATGCCAAGACACTCATCATCCACCCCGCAAGTACAACGCACCAGCAGTTGACCGAGGAAGAACAGCTAGCCAGCGGCACGACCCCTGATCTAGTACGGATCTCGGTCGGACTGGAAGACGTCGAAGATATTATCGCCGACCTGGATCAGGCGATCGAGCAGGCGACCTCGTAA
- a CDS encoding ABC transporter ATP-binding protein, producing the protein MTLVVDELSKRYGNELALDDVSLSVDSSELVGVLGPSGCGKTTLVQTIAGHLSPSAGTVTLRGEAVTERPPEHRQVGVVFQQSTLFPHMTVAENVAYGLEATGMGTDRRDERVREYLDLVGLDGRDGAYPDELSGGQQRRVELARALAPQPDVLLLDEPLSALDRSLRTRLRDEIGRIQRQTGVTTIFVTHDQEEAMALADRLVVMHDGQVAGIGQPRQLYESPPNTFVAGFLGRTNTLTGSIDGEGPATLSTAGASLNIDRVTTSDATRAVTVNVRPRHLSFRPRENGEDTDACSAGGTAVFTVTVSGVIDRGTKYDIVCRTDGTDELIVECRSEPPAVGTSWGLSIPAEDLLVFDAETGERIPIAVSGPDRPADGQSEGAGGAAEEDALSSDVR; encoded by the coding sequence ATGACACTGGTTGTCGACGAGCTATCGAAGCGCTACGGGAACGAGCTCGCACTCGACGACGTTTCGCTCTCCGTCGATTCCAGTGAGCTAGTCGGGGTGCTCGGCCCGAGTGGCTGTGGCAAGACCACCCTCGTCCAGACGATCGCCGGTCACCTCTCCCCGAGCGCAGGAACTGTCACCCTGCGCGGCGAGGCCGTCACCGAGCGCCCCCCAGAGCACCGACAGGTGGGCGTCGTCTTTCAGCAGTCCACACTGTTTCCTCACATGACTGTGGCGGAAAACGTTGCGTATGGGCTCGAAGCGACCGGGATGGGGACCGACCGGCGTGACGAGCGTGTCAGAGAATACCTCGATCTGGTCGGTCTCGATGGTCGGGACGGAGCGTACCCCGACGAGTTGAGCGGTGGTCAGCAACGGCGGGTCGAACTCGCCCGCGCGCTTGCCCCCCAACCGGACGTCCTGCTGCTCGACGAGCCGCTGTCCGCGCTGGATCGCTCCCTTCGAACGCGGCTCCGCGACGAGATCGGACGCATTCAGCGCCAGACCGGCGTGACGACGATCTTCGTCACGCACGATCAGGAAGAAGCGATGGCGCTCGCCGACCGACTGGTTGTCATGCATGACGGGCAAGTTGCGGGGATCGGTCAGCCTCGGCAGCTATACGAATCGCCACCGAACACTTTTGTCGCCGGGTTCCTCGGCCGGACGAACACCCTCACCGGATCGATCGATGGCGAGGGTCCGGCTACCCTTTCCACTGCCGGTGCGTCACTGAACATCGATCGAGTGACCACATCCGACGCCACACGCGCTGTCACCGTCAACGTTCGCCCTCGGCACCTCTCATTCCGCCCCAGAGAGAACGGCGAGGACACGGATGCGTGTTCGGCGGGAGGGACAGCAGTGTTTACCGTAACGGTCAGTGGAGTCATCGATCGTGGAACGAAATACGATATCGTCTGTCGGACTGATGGAACCGACGAGTTGATCGTCGAGTGCCGGTCGGAGCCCCCGGCTGTCGGCACGTCGTGGGGGCTCTCGATTCCCGCGGAGGATCTGCTCGTGTTCGACGCGGAGACTGGTGAACGGATACCGATAGCTGTAAGTGGTCCAGATCGACCCGCTGACGGTCAATCCGAGGGCGCTGGAGGGGCCGCCGAGGAGGACGCTCTCTCCTCCGACGTCAGATAA